The following are encoded in a window of Scophthalmus maximus strain ysfricsl-2021 chromosome 2, ASM2237912v1, whole genome shotgun sequence genomic DNA:
- the smpd1 gene encoding sphingomyelin phosphodiesterase: MRLHTPLTTGPLLPLLPLLLLPLLGSCHPAQASGRAGLLFVEQLSQQQQQRVGFNWTNVSCHLCKAAFTMLDIALLSDANEKRVAFAVGEACIRLHLADELVCREITELFRSDFIRALQRSLLWPTEACALLVGPSCGNFDIYAPWNVTLPKVPKPPVTPPSPPKPSSPQSRILFLTDIHWDKEYKAGSAADCKDPLCCREDSRSPSWRRREAGHWGTYSKCDLPLRTVESLLENTARAGPWDWVYWTGDIPAHNVWSQTRKQQLSELTVISRLIHKHMGPNVTVYPAVGNHESTPANSFPPPFVHGNRSVAWLYDTMAEEWSAWLPEQALKTLRYGGFYTVEVQPGLRVVSLNMNYCARENFWLMVNSTDPANQLQWLVLILQASEDKGEKVHIIGHIPPGLCLGSWSWNYYHIVNRYESTIAGQFFGHTHLDEFQMFYDETTMARPLGVAFIAPSVTTYVNLNPGYRVYYVDGNYQGSSRLVLDHETYILNLTEANKSPGSALSPEPNPKWKLLYRATEAFGLSSLFPSDYDGLLRTFINDDRVFQKFWYLRHKGHVSEPCRETCKTGLLCFLRSGRYDELEQCDLFNGFGGNLAKAARKTLC; the protein is encoded by the exons ATGCGGCTCCACACACCGCTGACAACCGGccccctgctgccgctgctgccgctgctgctgctgccgctgttgGGCTCCTGTCACCCGGCGCAGGCCTCGGGCAGAGCCGGCCTGCTGTTCGTGGAGCAGCTCagtcaacagcaacaacagcggGTCGGGTTCAACTGGACCAACGTCTCCTGTCACCTGTGCAAGGCGGCCTTCACCATGCTCGACATCGCCCTGCTG AGTGATGCAAATGAAAAGCGAGTGGCGTTCGCCGTGGGGGAGGCGTGTATCCGTCTCCATCTGGCCGATGAGCTGGTGTGCAGAGAAATAACGGAGCTGTTCAGGTCTGACTTCATCCGGGCCCTGCAGCGGTCCCTGCTGTGGCCCACTGAAGCGTGCGCCCTGCTGGTGGGCCCCTCCTGTGGCAACTTTGACATCTACGCACCCTGGAACGTCACCCTGCCAAAGGTCCCTAAACCCCCCGTTACACCACCCTCGCCTCCCAAACCAAGTTCTCCACAGAGCAGGATCCTGTTTTTGACCGACATCCACTGGGACAAG GAATATAAAGCCGGCAGCGCTGCAGACTGCAAGGACCCTCTGTGCTGTCGTGAAGACTCCCGCTCTCCCAGCTGGAGGCGGCGAGAGGCTGGGCACTGGGGCACCTACAGTAAGTGTGACCTGCCCCTGCGTACAGTGGAGAGCCTCCTGGAAAACACGGCGAGAGCCGGACCCTGGGACTGGGTGTACTGGACCGGGGATATACCGGCGCACAATGTTTGGTCTCAGACCAGGAAACAACAGCTGTCGGAGCTTACAGTCATCTCCAGGCTCATCCAcaa ACACATGGGACCTAATGTGACAGTTTACCCTGCTGTAGGGAACCACGAGAGCACGCCAGCAAACAGCTTCCCTCCACCCTTTGTTCACGGCAACAGATCTGTCGCCTGGCTCTACGACACAATGGCAGAGGAATGGTCAGCATGGTTACCAGAGCAGGCTCTGAAGACGTTAAG ATATGGAGGATTCTACACGGTGGAGGTTCAGCCTGGTCTAAGGGTGGTCTCTCTCAACATGAACTATTGTGCTCGAGAAAACTTCTGGCTGATGGTGAACTCGACCGACCCGGCTAACCAGCTGCAGTGGCTCGTCCTTATACTCCAGGCCAGCGAGGACaagggagagaag gtTCACATCATAGGTCATATCCCACCTGGCCTGTGTCttggcagctggagctggaaCTACTATCACATTGTCAACAG ATATGAGAGTACAATTGCTGGACAGTTTTTTGGCCATACACATCTGGATGAGTTCCAAATGTTTTATGACGAGACAACCATGGCCCGCCCACTGGGAGTGGCATTCATCGCTCCAAGTGTCACTACTTATGTTAATCTTAACCCAG GTTACCGTGTCTACTATGTTGATGGGAACTACCAGGGTAGCTCTCGGCTAGTGCTAGACCATGAAACCTACATCCTAAACCTCACGGAGGCAAACAAAAGTCCGGGCTCCGCCCTCAGCCCAGAACCAAATCCCAAATGGAAACTGCTGTACCGCGCCACCGAGGCCTTTGGCCTATCCAGTCTGTTCCCTTCTGATTACGACGGGCTGTTGCGGACCTTCATCAACGATGACCGAGTTTTCCAAAAGTTCTGGTACCTCAGACATAAGGGACACGTGTCGGAGCCCTGCAGGGAGACCTGCAAAACCGGGTTGCTCTGCTTTCTACGAAGTGGCCGCTATGACGAGCTGGAGCAGTGCGACCTCTTCAACGGGTTTGGAGGAAACTTGGCCAAGGCTGCCAGAAAAACTCTCTGTTGA